Part of the Trichoderma asperellum chromosome 1, complete sequence genome is shown below.
CTGTTtcaattaaaaattttattactatcgGCTCCGACTTTTTACTAGGtagctaaagttaaaaacttctacttctactacttctactacttctactacttctactacttctactacttctactacttctactacttccactacttctactacttctacatTTATACTTGTACTTTTTTCAGGTCCACTATATTTCgattaaatatttttctacTTGGTTGATTGCTTTGCTAGGTGACGGCCAAGTTGCTGGATAGTAAAACCGGGGTGCTGAATCATAATTCCCTTATAAtatggagaagagcaaggcgcATTTTCAATAGTGGGGTTTTCTGTCGCCGGTTGACTCAGCCATGTTTGTCATGGAGGGGCAATTCCTCCAACTCTTTACGGGAGTTGCAATCCGCAGAGTCCGTGACGATACTTAATCGCACATCAACACGTTCTTTACAGTCTGATTTTCTCCGGCTTTGATACTCGGAAATAGTATTTCGACTTATAGCCTCAGCAAAATCCCAGGGCCAGGGCACTGCACAATGGCGCAAAACTCAACAGACGAGCTCTTGCGACGGCCGCTCTATGGTAAGCTTCAGTCTGCTTTGCATCGCtgcttttctttagctattCATCAGCTCGCAACGCGTCGCACAACGCCCGTTTCTGCTTCACCGACGCCGTCTTTTCTGTGAACTGTCTGCTAAAAGCTGCGACTCGTGCTTAGTCTACGATCTGCCGCCCGAGAGCCTCGGAGGCTTGACGCTCAAGCCAGACGCAGatgccatcgccgctgccgAAGCCACGACGCCTCCCAGACAGACCTCGGAAGCCTCGCCCGATGGTATCGCCGGTTCACAAACGTGTTCTCTGTGCAAGCTGTCCTTTGTTACTGTGCTCGACCAGCGCAGCCACATCAAGTCCGATTTGCACCACTACAACctcaagcagaagctgcGAGGGCAGAGCCTCGTGACGGAAGCCGAATTCGAAAAGCTGATAGAGACCCTGGATGAGTCGCTCTCAGGCTCCGACTCGGAAGATAcggaggaggacgaggacgaaggaCGCCAAGAGTCTACGCTGACGGCGCTGCTCAAGAAGCAGGCAAGATTAACAGAGAAGCGAAATAACAacgatggcggcgatgacgacgaagttGCAGGCCGGCCGGGCAAAGGAAAGCCGCCGCTGATATGGTTCAGCTCGCCTTTGCTTCCAGAGAATACATACTTTGGCATATATCGAGCCATATTCTCCGACGAAGAGCAGAGACAGCCGGATTTGGTGGACGTCATcaggaagaagcagctcgagCCCATAGCGATGCCAAAGCCCGCCAAAGACGGAACTCTGCCGCCCGTCGCATACAAGGGACCACATTTCTTCCTTTGCATGATTGGAGGCGGACACTTTGCTGCCATGGTCGTCTCTCTGGCCCCGCGATCCGGAAAGGCAGGCAGCACGACGATGAACAGGGAGGCCACGGTCCTCGCCCACAAGACCTTTCACAGATACACAACACGACGGAAACAGGGTGGCTCTCAGTCGGCCAATGACAATGCCAAGGGAAAGGCGCACTCTGTCGGCTCCTCATTGCGTCGATATAACGAGACTGCCTTGGTCGAGGATATTCGGGCTCTGCTCCGCGATTGGAAGGGCCTTTTGGACACTTCAGAGCTGCTATTCATTAGAGCAACAGGAACGACAAACAGAAGAACATTGTTTGGCCCGTATGAAGGACAGGTTCTCCAGGCAAACGATGCCAGAATGCGGGGATTCCCCTTTAGCACCAGGAGAGCAACTCAGAATGAGCTTATGCGATCCTTTATTGAGTTGACTCGACTAAAAGTACGCGAGATCGTCCCAACAAAGGCCGAACCGAAAGACTTAGACAAGGCGACACAAAACAAGGCCTCCCCTAAGCCGGTGAAACCAGCCCTGtcagaggaggaagaaacagCACTTCTCCATACGTCACAGCTACAAGCCTTTGTACGGCGGTCCAAGTTACCGGCACTCTTATCATATCTCACAAAGAATGATCTTAGCCCAGACTTTGAATTCTACCCTCCTGAGCAAAACTACCACACTCCACGTGTCCTACACTATGCGGCTTCGCAGAACTCTGCGCCGTTAGTTTTGGGTCTTCTTACACGAGCTGGAGCAAATCCGCTACATAAGAATGCAGATGGGAAAACGGCCTTTGAGCTTGCTGGAGACCGACCTACACGCGATGCCTTTAGAGTAGCACGAGCCGAGCTGAGCGAAGCAAAGTGGGATTGGGACAGTGCCAAAGTGCCGCCAGCCATGACGAAGAGCGAGGCCGATCGTCGCGATGAGCGAGAAAAGCAGGAGGCGGACAAGAAGGAGTCAGATCGGCGGAAggccgaggaggagagaCTTCGCGTTGAAGGTCCAAAGGTCTCAGATACAAAGGCAAAGAACAAGACTGCCGGCATGGCATCTATAATTGCAAAGACACCGCAAGAGCGCagggaagaggaagctaGGGGATTGACGcccgagatgaagatgaggctggagagagagaggagggcgCGTGCGGCGGAAGAGAGGATAAAGAGGTTACAAAGcggtaattaaagaaataaaaaagaagaagtgggaTTTACGAAAGTGAAAGAAATGTTGAAAGCTTTTGGATTGGGATAGACTTAAAGGCAGAGAGGGACGCAATTTCATGCTATGTAATTATAATGAAGGGCCAAGATGTGCCATAACTTGAACATACTCTGTAGTATTAGAAAAGCGATATTATTTGGGTTCCGACTTGAACACAGTTCACTACGAGAATGGAACAAATGGACTATTGAAAACACTTGACGGGCTCAAGATGTTGCCAACAAACGTCCtcactcttttctttttttctttcctatTTCTTCCGTCCCCCTTATCCCAATGGCATGGTACCTCTCAACGGCAACCAACTGTGTTCATTCCTATCATGGCAATGCAATCATCGCTCTAGCCAGATGGAGAGCTTTCCTTGTTCGCGTCCTTGTCCCAAAGAAGGTATACAAACATCGATCCAACGTTGAGACTAACTGCGCCGGAAGACCTTATCGTCTCAATATCCTTGCATCCGAAATTAAACAGTCTTCTGCTTCCCGTCGCCGTGGCGCTGGTAGTATCATTTCTGCACAGACGCGTCTAAAACGAGTTGTTGCTACGACCATATAGAATAGGTTAGGTGTTGGCTCGATCTATCGTCTAATTTCGCTATCGAGTTCGCGTGACTGCTCTTCCTGCCTCGAACTGGAGGAAAATGGCAATTAGATCGGGCATCCGTTCGACTAACCGCCAAGCTCTAGTTGTTGCGAATGAGTCTAGATGGATCTAGCGAATGGTTTACTATTCGATTTAGTAGTTAGACCTTGTAAATACTATACCAACGGCCAAGATCATCCCGCATCGGATTAGCCATCCGAGTATTACAAGGTTCACGGTAACGCCTCACAAGTCTTACGCGCCAAATATACAAGCTTCTCGACGCCGTCACTACGCAACCGAGCGCCACAGCGAGCCTTGTGGcccctttttccttcttttatttttaaattccaGGCTGCTGTTCAACGGCTGCCCCAGGGATAGGCGAATGCAATTCAATCTGCTGGTTAAGATCCTCCAACGCTAGGGTAGGGGGCTGGGATCTATAAATATGCAGGCCCAAATCCGAGGACATGTATTCGGACCCGGTCGAGTGGGGTGTCCTGAGcggggagggaaaaaaaaaagcaaataaaacACTGGTGGTACTAATAGGCGTCCTGGGTATAGACAGATACAGGCATATACGTCACCGAGAGTCGTGTAGTTTGGACGTGGGAAAGCCTGTGCTGTGTCGTAATCTTCAGTTGGAAGCTTTGTCCATGCAACCGTAGAAACGGACCCCAACAGAGCCAAACATCGTGCAGTTGGTGATTTGTGCGACTGACTGCATCAAGGGTCAATGCTCACGTTGGTGCATGATTCCACAGGCGGACCAAAACTGTTTGAGCTGTTATTGACAGTGTTGTTGGTAGGGTGTTCATGTTACCAGATGTAACACTGTATTAAGGCCTTGCGAGGACGGTCGTTACAATCACCCGCAACCGTGTGTGCTTTGCTCATGGGACCAAAACCAGAGTCATCCAACGGCCCGGTGCCTGAACGCTGTTGGCCCTTGGTTGGCTATTTCGTCCTCTCTCGATCTAATCGCCCTGTCCGTCCACGACTGCATTACCCCTGTCTGACTTCTCTGTCAGAGCTTCGGTGTTGCTTCGTTAGGGCCGCCGCTCATCCCCAGCATCAGGTCGTCCATCAattatcatcgtcatcaagcTGAGTACGGAGTAGGCATAGCCGTATtgacacactctctctctccacgcCATTGATGCCGCTGACACTGACAGGGTCTTCGGCTCCTCTCAGTTGTAAGCCCTGTCTTCCTTCGACCCATCCGAAACTCCACAACCAGCTGCATCGAAAGCAGTCAGCTTGACCCAGTCGAGCCTAGATCTGGACTGCGGGGACAAAATAAGACCCCCCTGTGCCGTTGCATTGCGGCCGATCAATGCAAgtggcagaaaaagaaataagggGGGACTTGCAGCATGCATTTGTCCTTCGtatttgtttctttgctctCGCGGCGATGGCTGTGACGGCCGATGCAACTGTCCATCGGATGCGGCGTCGCACTGCTAACCAACTCGACACAAGCTGGAGCCGAGGCTACAAGGCTGCTAACCCGTACCCAGCAGGTCGATAATATCTACGTTGACGATAAGGTAGACCAGGtttgccatgccatgcatgGTGAGCTTCATGTCCCCTCCGTCCTTCATCGATAGTTTAGTGCTCCGCATCCAGCCGCACATCCAGGTCTTCTTATATCGGCCCTTTGGCTATACGCGTAGGGCATCGCATCGTACACTAAGATGCCTTTGTAGCCTTGCTTAtgtgaaaagagagagaaaaaaaagaaaaaaagaaaaagagaaatgtTGGCTCAGGCTTCCTTTGCAGCCGCCAAGCCACAATGCCTCCCGTAGTACAGTACAAGGCCGTATCTTGGCCAATCCCTCTTAACGAAACGACCGTTGCGCACAGACTGGGAAGATCTTGTCTTCCTCGGTTGATGATAGGGTGGAAGCATCCTGAGCCGTTGAGTACGGGCGTAAATTGCGTAGTATTCAGGCACTGCTGCTTCGTATCACCAGCAGAAAGCGCCGTGCTAGGTTCGTTGAATGTGTCCGTCAGGCTAAAATGGAGGAGGCGACGATACGACGCACGAAGCTTGGATCTGCGCCCGTCCTGTCGTacataggtagtagtatCTGGGAATCATGGGATGAAATTGATGGGACCTGACCAGATAGAATTGCCACTGTAACCTCCATTAAGCGCCTCTGGACTGATCGGAGACGGTGCTGTCAAGCCACACGTAGATTGGCAGCCCACAGAGCAAGCCATAGGAGCGAGATCGCGAGCCGTTGCCGTCTGATTGGCCGGAGTCTGATGCCTTCATATGGAATCTCGCCTGCATCGCCATTGATATTGTTGTTCCAGCTGGTACCTATCACCCATCACCCTGGGCACTTCCACGGTTTGTTACTGCAATGTCGTCTTGTCTGGGTTAGCAGGCTCAATATTACAAGGTTGCTACCTGAGGCAACACGCATAATCTCGTGACCCAGACTCAGTCAACGTCCCGCCAACCTAATTTCTGAATCCCCTCGCACAATTACAGGCTCCGAACGCAGCCACGGTTAGCTGCACTCCAAATGCATGCACGGTTGCTTATCCGGGCCCCCCTGCTCGAATTTCTTCTCGTCTCGCCGTCAGTTGTGCGGATTCCCGGAAGGCGTTAGGCTTCTGGTTGTCTAGCTGTGCTAACCACCACCAACTACTGCTATAGCATCTGCTACGGGCGCCGCATTGCGCTTATCTGGAGAGACTCGCCGGTTAAACGCCTGTATCTGCAGCGTAGGTGGCTACCTATACTGCTCCTCTtcatgctgcagcagagaagCAGTAcagtactg
Proteins encoded:
- a CDS encoding uncharacterized protein (EggNog:ENOG41~BUSCO:EOG092D20HF) — protein: MAQNSTDELLRRPLYVYDLPPESLGGLTLKPDADAIAAAEATTPPRQTSEASPDGIAGSQTCSLCKLSFVTVLDQRSHIKSDLHHYNLKQKLRGQSLVTEAEFEKLIETLDESLSGSDSEDTEEDEDEGRQESTLTALLKKQARLTEKRNNNDGGDDDEVAGRPGKGKPPLIWFSSPLLPENTYFGIYRAIFSDEEQRQPDLVDVIRKKQLEPIAMPKPAKDGTLPPVAYKGPHFFLCMIGGGHFAAMVVSLAPRSGKAGSTTMNREATVLAHKTFHRYTTRRKQGGSQSANDNAKGKAHSVGSSLRRYNETALVEDIRALLRDWKGLLDTSELLFIRATGTTNRRTLFGPYEGQVLQANDARMRGFPFSTRRATQNELMRSFIELTRLKVREIVPTKAEPKDLDKATQNKASPKPVKPALSEEEETALLHTSQLQAFVRRSKLPALLSYLTKNDLSPDFEFYPPEQNYHTPRVLHYAASQNSAPLVLGLLTRAGANPLHKNADGKTAFELAGDRPTRDAFRVARAELSEAKWDWDSAKVPPAMTKSEADRRDEREKQEADKKESDRRKAEEERLRVEGPKVSDTKAKNKTAGMASIIAKTPQERREEEARGLTPEMKMRLERERRARAAEERIKRLQSGN